In Carya illinoinensis cultivar Pawnee chromosome 10, C.illinoinensisPawnee_v1, whole genome shotgun sequence, one DNA window encodes the following:
- the LOC122278837 gene encoding protein CLMP1-like isoform X2, with protein sequence MQLKPIDYETVIAECTMALQVQPRFFRALLRRARAFEAIGKYEMAMQDIQVLLGAEPNHGDALEISRRLRTALGPRPEAQQDLQSRPSPAALGASAVRGAPIAGLGPCLPARPVPKKANAAAGGLVLSPNNKPEKPHAVVPSENGPESKAQMPKLVLKPSSGTSKPTNPSKDNQKEQPSTTLVSLHGQAPEAAIQWRPLKLVYDHDIRLAQMPMKCSFKVLREIVSKRFSSSKSVLIKYKDNDGDLVTITCSGELRLAESYVDSLIPKDLETDKRDTIGVLRLHIVEVSPEQEPPILEEEEKDMESEGNKGDEIGSNSSLGESVLEPADVGIDKTEKEYQKEKLGAENPACKEVEMDDWLFEFAQLFRTHVGIDPDAHIDLHELGMELCSEALEETVTSEEARGLFDKAAAKFQEVAALAFFNWGNVHMCAARKRIPLDESAGKEVVAAQLQAAYDWVRERYSLAREKYEEALVIKPDFYEGLLALGQQQFEMAKLHWSFALAKKIDLSSWDSSETLKLYESAEEKMKAATEMWEKLEEQRANELKDPSAIKKEELLKRRKKQTGNNEGEPSSLGSQSEISADEAAEQAAVMRSQIHLFWGNMLFERSQVESKLGLVGWEKNLDAAVERFKLAGASETDISMVLKNHCSNGDAVEGDVERVPKSDTDVAGKAKNDLANEVSTK encoded by the coding sequence ATGCAATTGAAGCCCATAGACTATGAAACTGTGATTGCTGAGTGTACTATGGCTCTTCAGGTCCAGCCCCGGTTTTTCCGTGCTCTCCTTCGGAGGGCTCGGGCATTCGAGGCAATAGGGAAGTATGAAATGGCGATGCAGGATATTCAGGTGTTGTTGGGGGCTGAACCCAATCATGGGGATGCGTTGGAAATTTCCCGGCGGTTGAGGACAGCATTGGGTCCTCGACCGGAGGCCCAGCAGGACCTCCAGAGCCGCCCATCCCCTGCTGCCCTTGGTGCTTCGGCAGTTCGTGGTGCACCAATTGCTGGATTAGGACCGTGTTTGCCTGCCCGCCCAGTACCAAAGAAGGCAAATGCTGCAGCAGGGGGATTAGTATTATCACCTAATAATAAGCCAGAGAAGCCCCATGCGGTTGTACCCTCTGAAAACGGTCCTGAGTCTAAAGCACAAATGCCAAAACTTGTTTTGAAGCCTTCAAGTGGTACTTCAAAGCCTACTAATCCAAGCAAGGATAATCAGAAGGAACAGCCATCTACCACATTAGTATCATTGCATGGGCAGGCTCCAGAGGCTGCAATCCAATGGAGGCCATTGAAGCTTGTTTATGATCATGACATAAGGCTTGCCCAGATGCCAATGAAATGCAGTTTCAAAGTTTTAAGAGAGATCGTGAGCAAAAGGTTTTCATCATCAAAGTCAGTTTTGATCAAATACAAGGACAATGATGGTGATTTGGTGACCATAACCTGTTCAGGGGAACTCAGATTGGCAGAGTCTTATGTGGATAGCCTCATACCGAAGGATCTGGAAACAGATAAGAGAGACACCATTGGGGTACTGAGATTGCATATTGTGGAGGTGAGCCCTGAGCAAGAGCCTCCTATATTGGAAGAAGAGGAGAAGGATATGGAGAGTGAGGGAAACAAGGGAGATGAAATTGGCTCCAATTCGTCACTTGGTGAATCTGTTTTGGAACCTGCTGATGTGGGAATTGATAAGACAGAGAAAGAATATCAGAAGGAGAAACTGGGAGCAGAAAATCCTGCATGCAAGGAAGTGGAGATGGATGATTGGTTGTTTGAATTTGCTCAGCTTTTCCGCACTCATGTAGGTATTGACCCAGATGCTCATATCGACTTACATGAGCTTGGGATGGAGCTTTGTTCCGAGGCACTTGAGGAGACAGTAACAAGTGAAGAAGCCCGAGGTCTGTTTGACAAGGCTGCTGCTAAGTTTCAAGAGGTGGCTGCTTTGGCATTCTTCAACTGGGGAAATGTTCATATGTGTGCGGCAAGGAAACGCATTCCCTTGGATGAATCTGCTGGAAAGGAGGTGGTGGCTGCACAGCTTCAAGCTGCTTATGACTGGGTTAGGGAAAGATATTCTCTGGCCAGAGAGAAATATGAAGAGGCACTCGTGATCAAACCAGACTTTTATGAGGGTTTGCTTGCTCTGGGGCAGCAGCAATTTGAAATGGCCAAACTTCATTGGTCATTTGCACTTGCTAAGAAGATAGATCTCTCAAGCTGGGACTCTTCTGAAACTCTAAAACTTTATGAGAGCGCGGAGGAAAAGATGAAGGCTGCGACTGAGATGTGGGAGAAGCTGGAGGAGCAGAGGGCAAATGAGTTAAAAGATCCAAGTGCGATAAAGAAGGAAGAGTtattgaaaagaagaaagaaacaaactGGTAATAATGAAGGTGAGCCCTCTAGCCTTGGCAGTCAGAGTGAAATTTCAGCAGATGAAGCAGCAGAACAAGCAGCTGTGATGAGATCACAGATTCATCTCTTCTGGGGCAACATGCTTTTTGAGCGATCCCAAGTTGAAAGCAAATTGGGACTGGTTGGTTGGGAGAAAAACCTGGATGCTGCTGTTGAGCGCTTTAAACTTGCTGGAGCTTCTGAGACTGACATTTCTATGGTTCTGAAGAACCACTGCTCTAATGGAGATGCAGTGGAAGGAGATGTTGAAAGGGTTCCAAAGTCGGATACTGATGTGGCTGGTAAAGCTAAGAATGATTTAGCCAATGAAGTATCGACTAAGTGA
- the LOC122278840 gene encoding probable tyrosine-protein phosphatase DSP4 isoform X2, with product MVENCGGDVCAVTEAPPSPTVGNCFPVSPGSGAGYDSERGGDELLVPPLNFAMVDNGVFRSGFPDSANFGFLKSLGLRSIICLCPETYPEANNDFLKANGIKLFQFGIDSYTRNHPLLIHCKRGKHRTGCLVGCLRRLQRWCLSSVFDEYQRFAAAKARVSDQRFIELFDISSLKHMPISFSCSKR from the exons ATGGTTGAGAACTGCGGGGGAGATGTGTGTGCCGTGACCGAAGCCCCGCCGTCTCCGACTGTTGGGAACTGCTTTCCGGTTTCGCCGGGTTCGGGCGCCGGATATGACTCCGAAAGGGGCGGGGATGAGTTGCTGGTTCCGCCCCTGAACTTCGCGATGGTTGATAATGGCGTTTTCAGGTCTGGTTTCCCAGATTCCGCAAACTTCGGCTTCTTGAAATCCCTTGGGCTCCGTTCCATCAT ATGTTTATGCCCGGAAACTTATCCGGAGGCGAACAATGATTTTTTGAAGGCTAATGGGATTAAGCTTTTTCAGTTCGGGATCGATAGCT ATACGAGGAACCACCCACTTCTAATTCATTGCAAACGAGGAAAG CACCGCACGGGTTGTCTGGTTGGATGCTTAAGGAGATTGCAAAGATGGTGCCTTTCTTCTGTCTTCGACGAGTACCAGAGGTTTGCTGCCGCCAAGGCAAGAGTGTCCGACCAGAGGTTTATAGAATTATTTGACATTTCTAGCTTGAAGCACATGCCCATATCATTCTCATGCTCGAAAAGATGA
- the LOC122278837 gene encoding protein CLMP1-like isoform X1 — MGKSGGRKKKGGANQVIGDNSSPKANGGVDLDSSVFLKRAHELKEEGNKRFQNKDYAGALEQYDNALRLTPKTHPDRAVFHSNRAACLMQLKPIDYETVIAECTMALQVQPRFFRALLRRARAFEAIGKYEMAMQDIQVLLGAEPNHGDALEISRRLRTALGPRPEAQQDLQSRPSPAALGASAVRGAPIAGLGPCLPARPVPKKANAAAGGLVLSPNNKPEKPHAVVPSENGPESKAQMPKLVLKPSSGTSKPTNPSKDNQKEQPSTTLVSLHGQAPEAAIQWRPLKLVYDHDIRLAQMPMKCSFKVLREIVSKRFSSSKSVLIKYKDNDGDLVTITCSGELRLAESYVDSLIPKDLETDKRDTIGVLRLHIVEVSPEQEPPILEEEEKDMESEGNKGDEIGSNSSLGESVLEPADVGIDKTEKEYQKEKLGAENPACKEVEMDDWLFEFAQLFRTHVGIDPDAHIDLHELGMELCSEALEETVTSEEARGLFDKAAAKFQEVAALAFFNWGNVHMCAARKRIPLDESAGKEVVAAQLQAAYDWVRERYSLAREKYEEALVIKPDFYEGLLALGQQQFEMAKLHWSFALAKKIDLSSWDSSETLKLYESAEEKMKAATEMWEKLEEQRANELKDPSAIKKEELLKRRKKQTGNNEGEPSSLGSQSEISADEAAEQAAVMRSQIHLFWGNMLFERSQVESKLGLVGWEKNLDAAVERFKLAGASETDISMVLKNHCSNGDAVEGDVERVPKSDTDVAGKAKNDLANEVSTK, encoded by the coding sequence atgggTAAGTCAGGGGGTAGAAAGAAGAAGGGTGGTGCAAACCAAGTAATCGGTGATAATTCTTCTCCAAAAGCTAATGGTGGCGTTGATTTGGACTCTTCGGTCTTTTTAAAAAGAGCCCATGAGCTCAAAGAAGAAGGGAACAAGAGGTTTCAAAATAAGGACTATGCGGGCGCTCTTGAGCAGTATGATAATGCTCTCAGACTTACTCCAAAAACCCACCCAGACCGAGCTGTGTTTCACAGCAATAGAGCGGCTTGTTTGATGCAATTGAAGCCCATAGACTATGAAACTGTGATTGCTGAGTGTACTATGGCTCTTCAGGTCCAGCCCCGGTTTTTCCGTGCTCTCCTTCGGAGGGCTCGGGCATTCGAGGCAATAGGGAAGTATGAAATGGCGATGCAGGATATTCAGGTGTTGTTGGGGGCTGAACCCAATCATGGGGATGCGTTGGAAATTTCCCGGCGGTTGAGGACAGCATTGGGTCCTCGACCGGAGGCCCAGCAGGACCTCCAGAGCCGCCCATCCCCTGCTGCCCTTGGTGCTTCGGCAGTTCGTGGTGCACCAATTGCTGGATTAGGACCGTGTTTGCCTGCCCGCCCAGTACCAAAGAAGGCAAATGCTGCAGCAGGGGGATTAGTATTATCACCTAATAATAAGCCAGAGAAGCCCCATGCGGTTGTACCCTCTGAAAACGGTCCTGAGTCTAAAGCACAAATGCCAAAACTTGTTTTGAAGCCTTCAAGTGGTACTTCAAAGCCTACTAATCCAAGCAAGGATAATCAGAAGGAACAGCCATCTACCACATTAGTATCATTGCATGGGCAGGCTCCAGAGGCTGCAATCCAATGGAGGCCATTGAAGCTTGTTTATGATCATGACATAAGGCTTGCCCAGATGCCAATGAAATGCAGTTTCAAAGTTTTAAGAGAGATCGTGAGCAAAAGGTTTTCATCATCAAAGTCAGTTTTGATCAAATACAAGGACAATGATGGTGATTTGGTGACCATAACCTGTTCAGGGGAACTCAGATTGGCAGAGTCTTATGTGGATAGCCTCATACCGAAGGATCTGGAAACAGATAAGAGAGACACCATTGGGGTACTGAGATTGCATATTGTGGAGGTGAGCCCTGAGCAAGAGCCTCCTATATTGGAAGAAGAGGAGAAGGATATGGAGAGTGAGGGAAACAAGGGAGATGAAATTGGCTCCAATTCGTCACTTGGTGAATCTGTTTTGGAACCTGCTGATGTGGGAATTGATAAGACAGAGAAAGAATATCAGAAGGAGAAACTGGGAGCAGAAAATCCTGCATGCAAGGAAGTGGAGATGGATGATTGGTTGTTTGAATTTGCTCAGCTTTTCCGCACTCATGTAGGTATTGACCCAGATGCTCATATCGACTTACATGAGCTTGGGATGGAGCTTTGTTCCGAGGCACTTGAGGAGACAGTAACAAGTGAAGAAGCCCGAGGTCTGTTTGACAAGGCTGCTGCTAAGTTTCAAGAGGTGGCTGCTTTGGCATTCTTCAACTGGGGAAATGTTCATATGTGTGCGGCAAGGAAACGCATTCCCTTGGATGAATCTGCTGGAAAGGAGGTGGTGGCTGCACAGCTTCAAGCTGCTTATGACTGGGTTAGGGAAAGATATTCTCTGGCCAGAGAGAAATATGAAGAGGCACTCGTGATCAAACCAGACTTTTATGAGGGTTTGCTTGCTCTGGGGCAGCAGCAATTTGAAATGGCCAAACTTCATTGGTCATTTGCACTTGCTAAGAAGATAGATCTCTCAAGCTGGGACTCTTCTGAAACTCTAAAACTTTATGAGAGCGCGGAGGAAAAGATGAAGGCTGCGACTGAGATGTGGGAGAAGCTGGAGGAGCAGAGGGCAAATGAGTTAAAAGATCCAAGTGCGATAAAGAAGGAAGAGTtattgaaaagaagaaagaaacaaactGGTAATAATGAAGGTGAGCCCTCTAGCCTTGGCAGTCAGAGTGAAATTTCAGCAGATGAAGCAGCAGAACAAGCAGCTGTGATGAGATCACAGATTCATCTCTTCTGGGGCAACATGCTTTTTGAGCGATCCCAAGTTGAAAGCAAATTGGGACTGGTTGGTTGGGAGAAAAACCTGGATGCTGCTGTTGAGCGCTTTAAACTTGCTGGAGCTTCTGAGACTGACATTTCTATGGTTCTGAAGAACCACTGCTCTAATGGAGATGCAGTGGAAGGAGATGTTGAAAGGGTTCCAAAGTCGGATACTGATGTGGCTGGTAAAGCTAAGAATGATTTAGCCAATGAAGTATCGACTAAGTGA
- the LOC122278840 gene encoding probable tyrosine-protein phosphatase DSP4 isoform X1, with protein MVENCGGDVCAVTEAPPSPTVGNCFPVSPGSGAGYDSERGGDELLVPPLNFAMVDNGVFRSGFPDSANFGFLKSLGLRSIICLCPETYPEANNDFLKANGIKLFQFGIDSCKEPFVNIPEETVRGALKVVLDTRNHPLLIHCKRGKHRTGCLVGCLRRLQRWCLSSVFDEYQRFAAAKARVSDQRFIELFDISSLKHMPISFSCSKR; from the exons ATGGTTGAGAACTGCGGGGGAGATGTGTGTGCCGTGACCGAAGCCCCGCCGTCTCCGACTGTTGGGAACTGCTTTCCGGTTTCGCCGGGTTCGGGCGCCGGATATGACTCCGAAAGGGGCGGGGATGAGTTGCTGGTTCCGCCCCTGAACTTCGCGATGGTTGATAATGGCGTTTTCAGGTCTGGTTTCCCAGATTCCGCAAACTTCGGCTTCTTGAAATCCCTTGGGCTCCGTTCCATCAT ATGTTTATGCCCGGAAACTTATCCGGAGGCGAACAATGATTTTTTGAAGGCTAATGGGATTAAGCTTTTTCAGTTCGGGATCGATAGCTGTAAG GAACCTTTTGTAAACATTCCTGAAGAAACAGTTCGCGGAGCACTGAAAGTAGTCCTCG ATACGAGGAACCACCCACTTCTAATTCATTGCAAACGAGGAAAG CACCGCACGGGTTGTCTGGTTGGATGCTTAAGGAGATTGCAAAGATGGTGCCTTTCTTCTGTCTTCGACGAGTACCAGAGGTTTGCTGCCGCCAAGGCAAGAGTGTCCGACCAGAGGTTTATAGAATTATTTGACATTTCTAGCTTGAAGCACATGCCCATATCATTCTCATGCTCGAAAAGATGA